The DNA region CGTACATGTCACGGGCCTGGAGCCGCACCGAGTCCATGTCGTCGCACGAGTTCCTCCGGAGCGGGTAGAGCTGGCACAGCTGGTTGTTCTCCACCAGCAGGTTCACGAAGATCCGCTGCCCGCCGCGCCAGGCCCGCTCCAGCCACCTCCAGTAGGTGCCCTCGTGGGTCAGCGACTCCGGCGAGGGCCAGTCCCGGAACGTCGGCCAGCCGACCGGGTCGTGCGTCGGGTTGCCGGACAGCACCGCCTCGAGCAGGGCGCCGTTGCCGCCGGTCAGGGTGTGGTCGGGGCAGTCCTCCAGCGCGAACGGCGCACCGTAGCTGTGCCACGGACGGCCGCAGTGCACCTTCCCGCCGAGGAACTCGAACGCCATCCCGTGGGTGTGCGCGTCGATGTAGCCGCGCACCTCCTGGAAGTCGGTCACCCCGGCGTGCGGCCGGCCGGCGACGTTGACCTTCGCCTCCGGATAGCCGGCGCAGCCGGAGGTACGACGCAACGCGAACCCGGTCGGCGTCCCACCGACCTCCAGTCGACCCGAGGCCACCCGCAGCCCGCCGTCGGGGAGCCGGAGCTGGAAGCGCGTGCCGTGGCGTCGTACGGTCCAGTCGGCGGCGGGACTCGGCTCGGCCGCGATCCGGACGCCGGAGCGGGTGTCGGCCAGCTCGCCGGCGGCGGTGTGCAGCAGGTAGCCGCCGAGCCGGGTGGCCTTGAAGAAGAACGGTGCGGCGCGTCCGGCACCGACCGCGCCCACCGCGACCTCCTCGCCCTGGCGGACCAGGTAGCCGCCCGAGGGCGCCCGCAGCGTGTAGCAGCCGTCGGCCATCGCATAGCGGCTCTGCGGCACCAGGGCCCGCGACGCCCGCACCGGCGCCGTACGCAGCCGCGGGTCGGGCAGGGCCCGCTCCCGGTCGACGTAGGCGACGGATCGGCGACGCTCGGCGGCGGTGGTCGGGTCGGTGGCCTCGTCCCCACGGTCTCACCGCGGGAGACCAGGTTCTTGGTGGCCGGGTCGTCGTGCCGGTGCGGCCCGGTCCCCGGCGGGTCGACGTGCGGCAGGCCCAGTGCGGCCTTGGCCGCCTCGTCGGCCTGGACCAGGTCGACGGTGCGCCCGGTCTGGGTGGTGGGCACGGTGGTGACCACCGCCAGCACTCCCCCGGCCAGCACGAGCGCCGTCCCGATCCGCATCGCCGCCGCCCCACGCCGCACACCGGTCGTCGGTGTCGGTGCCGTCGGTGTCGCTGCCTGGTTCTCCCGTGTGGTCATCCCGCTCCCCTGAGCCTGGCTCCACGCACCGAGTCCGCGCCGAGCGCCTGCCCACCCAACGACCCAGTCCGCGGGAGGTTCCGCCTCGGCCGCCGGCGAGCCCGTCGCGGCGGGCTCGTCGAGGGCTCGTGTCGGGCGGGTGGACCATCATGGACCGGGACGCCGTCGAGGAGGAGGGTCGGGACGTGACCGGGAGCCGGAGGCCGAGGTGCGTGGTGGCGCTGGCCTGCCTGCTCCTGAGCTCCCTCGCCCTGGCCGCCTGCTCCGGCACCGACGAGCAGGCGGACGCGGAGGGAGCCCTCGGCGAGCGCACCGCACCGGCGCCGGCGCGGCCCACCGACGACATCGCCGAGGTGCCGGCCGAGCTCCGCGAGGCGGTCAGCCACCCGCGGACGGACTCGGTCTATCCCGAGCACGGCAACGAGGTGGTCGATGCGCTGCACTACGACCTCGACCTCACCTGGCACCCCGGGCGGCGCCACCTGACCGGCGTGCAGACACTGGTCCTGCGGGCGGCCACCGACGCCCCCGCGATCCCGCTCGAGCTGGGCGACTCCCTCGACGTCGACGCCGTCGCGGTCGACGGGACCGACGTGGGTTTCCGCCACCGGGGCACCGACCTGACCCTGGCGGCGCCGGTCACCGCCGGGGACGTGCACACCGTCCGGATCGACTACGCCGGCACCCCGCAGCCGACCCCCGCGCCCAACGACCTCAGCAGCTTCGCGCAGGGCGTCGGCTGGATCACCGACACCGACGGCAGCACCTGGACGCTGCAGGAGCCCTACGGGGCATTCACCTGGTACGCCGTCAACGACCACCCCTCCGACAAGGCCCTCTACGACTTCACCCTCACCTCCACCGGCGGGCTGACCGGGGTCGCGAACGGTGAGAACACCGACCACCTCGCTCAGGGCCCCGCCGGAGGACGAGCTGGCACCTGGCCGAGCCGGCGTCGTCGTACCTGGTCACCGTCGCCTTCGACGACTTCCAGGTCACCGGCCAGACCGGGCCGTCCGGGGTGCCGATCCAGATCTGGGCGCCGGCGCAGGGGCCCGCGTTGCCCGGCGAGACGGGGGTGACCGCCGAGGCGATGGGGTGGGTCGAGGAGATCCTCGGTGCGTATCCGTTCGAGACGTTCGGCATCGTCGTCGCCGGCCGCTCGCAGGTCGGGATGGAGACCCAGACCATGGTCACCCTCGGCAACTCCGCCTACTCCCTCTCCGCGCCGGTGATCGTGCACGAGATCGCCCACCAGTGGTACGGCGACACCGTCAGCCCCGCGGACTGGTCGGAGGTGTGGATGAACGAGGGGATGGCGACCTACCTGCAGGCGATGTGGGAGGCCGAGCAGGAGGGGGTGGGCATCGAGCAGAAGATCGACCAGTGGCGCGAGAGCGAGGCCGCGGCACGGGAGGCGGCCGGACCGCCGGGAGACTACGACCCGGACCGGTTCGTCGATGCCAACGTCTACCTGGGCCCGGCCCTGATGTGGCAGGAGCTGCGCGAGGAGGTCGGGGACGAGCGCTTCTTCGACCTGCTCCGGGAGTGGCCGCTGGCGCAGGAGAACGACATCGCCGACCGCTACGAGTACGTGGCCTGGATCGAGGAGCAGACCGGGGAGGATCTGGACGCGTTCTTCGCCGACTGGCTGCTCAGCGAGACGACACCGCCGACCGACTGATCTCCGGCCGGGCCGGGACGGGGATCATCCGTCGCCGGGCAGCTCGATGGTGGTGCACACCTCGGTCACCGACGGCCGGGCCGGCGTCGAGCTGAACCCGAACCGGCACGGCGGGTCGACCGGCGCGAGCCTGCCGAGGTCCGCGCCGTCGAAGGAGCCCGACATCGCGGTGATGCCGCGAACGCGGGTGGCGCCGTACCACTCCCGGCGGCCGCCGCCGGCGGTGCCGCGGGTGCGGACGCCGCGCAGCGCGACCCGCGCGATCGGGTCGGTGAGGGCGCACCAGGTGGGGCTCTCGGC from Nocardioides sambongensis includes:
- a CDS encoding gluzincin family metallopeptidase — its product is MDRDAVEEEGRDVTGSRRPRCVVALACLLLSSLALAACSGTDEQADAEGALGERTAPAPARPTDDIAEVPAELREAVSHPRTDSVYPEHGNEVVDALHYDLDLTWHPGRRHLTGVQTLVLRAATDAPAIPLELGDSLDVDAVAVDGTDVGFRHRGTDLTLAAPVTAGDVHTVRIDYAGTPQPTPAPNDLSSFAQGVGWITDTDGSTWTLQEPYGAFTWYAVNDHPSDKALYDFTLTSTGGLTGVANGENTDHLAQGPAGGRAGTWPSRRRRTWSPSPSTTSRSPARPGRPGCRSRSGRRRRGPRCPARRG
- a CDS encoding M1 family aminopeptidase; the encoded protein is MPGETGVTAEAMGWVEEILGAYPFETFGIVVAGRSQVGMETQTMVTLGNSAYSLSAPVIVHEIAHQWYGDTVSPADWSEVWMNEGMATYLQAMWEAEQEGVGIEQKIDQWRESEAAAREAAGPPGDYDPDRFVDANVYLGPALMWQELREEVGDERFFDLLREWPLAQENDIADRYEYVAWIEEQTGEDLDAFFADWLLSETTPPTD